A window from Deltaproteobacteria bacterium encodes these proteins:
- the ftsA gene encoding cell division protein FtsA, whose amino-acid sequence MAKHDELIVGLDVGTTKICAVVAEPNGESIDVIGIGTHPSRGLRKGVVVDIEATVDSIRKAVDEAEMMAGCEISSVYAGIAGGHIQAHNEMGMVAIKDREVKAADLKRVIEQAQAIAIPADREVIHVLPQEYEIDGEDGIKQPLGMSGVRLIARVHIVTAAVTSAQNVIKCANKAGLNVIDIVLEPLASAEAVLAPDEKELGVALIDLGGGTTDLAVFGGGAIKQTAVLSLGGSHLTNDAAVGLRTPFEQAERIKRRYGCAAARYLPGHELLTVPSVGGRAPRDVSRKILAEFLEPRVEEILSLVREELTRSGHLGSIPSGIVVTGGSSALEGLPELAEEIFELPVRRGTPRGISGLVDRVQGPEFATAVGLALYGAKRRGKPRFRVYDGSSFRKVRSRIREWFYGELR is encoded by the coding sequence CGAACGGGGAATCGATCGACGTGATCGGGATCGGGACGCATCCCTCGCGCGGGCTGCGCAAGGGGGTCGTGGTGGACATCGAGGCCACCGTCGACTCGATCCGCAAGGCCGTGGACGAAGCCGAGATGATGGCGGGCTGCGAGATCAGCTCGGTCTACGCTGGCATCGCGGGCGGCCACATCCAGGCGCACAACGAGATGGGCATGGTCGCGATCAAGGATCGCGAGGTGAAGGCCGCGGACCTGAAGCGCGTGATCGAGCAGGCGCAGGCGATCGCGATCCCGGCCGACCGCGAGGTGATCCACGTGCTCCCGCAGGAGTACGAGATCGACGGCGAGGACGGGATCAAGCAGCCGCTCGGCATGTCCGGCGTGCGGCTGATCGCGCGCGTGCACATCGTGACCGCGGCCGTGACGTCCGCGCAGAACGTGATCAAGTGCGCGAACAAGGCCGGTCTGAACGTGATCGACATCGTGCTCGAGCCGCTCGCCTCGGCGGAGGCCGTGCTGGCGCCGGACGAGAAGGAGCTCGGCGTCGCCCTGATCGACCTCGGAGGCGGCACCACGGACCTGGCGGTCTTCGGCGGCGGCGCGATCAAGCAGACCGCGGTCCTGTCGCTGGGCGGCTCGCACCTGACCAACGACGCGGCCGTGGGACTGCGCACGCCCTTCGAGCAGGCGGAGCGGATCAAGCGCCGCTACGGCTGCGCGGCCGCGCGCTACCTGCCGGGACACGAGCTGCTGACCGTGCCCAGCGTCGGCGGCCGGGCGCCGCGCGACGTCTCGCGCAAGATCCTGGCGGAGTTCCTGGAGCCGCGCGTCGAGGAGATCCTCTCGCTCGTGCGCGAGGAGCTGACCCGCTCCGGCCACCTGGGCTCGATCCCCTCGGGAATCGTGGTGACCGGGGGCTCGTCGGCGCTCGAGGGTCTGCCGGAGCTCGCGGAGGAGATCTTCGAGCTGCCGGTGCGGCGCGGTACACCGCGAGGGATCAGCGGGCTGGTCGATCGCGTGCAGGGTCCGGAGTTCGCGACGGCCGTCGGCCTGGCGCTGTACGGCGCCAAGCGGCGCGGCAAGCCGCGCTTCCGCGTCTACGACGGATCTTCGTTCCGAAAGGTCCGATCGCGAATCCGCGAGTGGTTCTACGGAGAGCTTCGCTAG
- the ftsZ gene encoding cell division protein FtsZ, protein MIEFEHEADLRARIKVVGIGGGGGNAINTMIRAGLSGVDFVAINTDAQALAMNLAATKIHLGDRGLGAGADPRVGRSAAEDSRERLADALGGADMVFVTAGLGGGTGTGGAPIVAEVAKQLGALTVAVVTKPFVVEGSVRRKQAEQGIDELHDVVDTLITIPNERLLMMAGEDTTMMDAFRIADDVLLNAVQGISDLITVHGIINLDFADVRTIMSEMGMALMGTGRARGENRALRAAQEAISNPLLDDVSIKGARGVLVNITGGPDMKLKEAHQAVSLIHEEAHEDANIIFGSVVQENLGDEIRVTVIATGLSDGSRLRRQAAIAESFENVTPLRLPLRDQATAESLTEASMPISRGIALGANGTNNEFLSPFEEEYDVPTFIRKTRDTD, encoded by the coding sequence ATGATCGAGTTCGAGCACGAGGCGGATCTGCGCGCACGCATCAAGGTCGTCGGCATCGGCGGCGGCGGCGGGAACGCGATCAACACGATGATCCGGGCCGGACTGTCGGGCGTGGATTTCGTCGCGATCAACACCGACGCGCAGGCGTTGGCGATGAACCTGGCGGCGACCAAGATCCACCTCGGCGACAGGGGTCTCGGCGCGGGCGCCGACCCGCGCGTGGGTCGCTCGGCGGCGGAGGATTCGCGCGAGCGGCTGGCCGACGCGCTCGGCGGGGCCGACATGGTCTTCGTGACCGCGGGCCTCGGCGGCGGAACCGGAACCGGCGGCGCGCCGATCGTGGCCGAGGTCGCCAAGCAGCTCGGCGCGCTGACCGTCGCCGTGGTCACCAAGCCGTTCGTCGTCGAGGGCTCGGTGCGCAGGAAGCAGGCCGAGCAGGGCATCGACGAGCTCCACGACGTGGTCGACACGCTGATCACGATCCCGAACGAGCGGCTGCTGATGATGGCCGGCGAAGACACCACCATGATGGACGCGTTCCGGATCGCGGACGACGTGCTGCTCAACGCCGTTCAGGGCATCTCCGACCTGATCACCGTCCACGGCATCATCAACCTCGACTTCGCGGACGTGCGCACGATCATGAGCGAGATGGGCATGGCGCTGATGGGCACCGGCCGCGCGCGCGGCGAGAACCGCGCGCTCCGCGCCGCCCAGGAGGCGATCTCCAACCCGCTCCTCGACGACGTCTCGATCAAGGGCGCGCGCGGGGTTCTGGTGAACATCACCGGCGGCCCCGACATGAAGCTGAAGGAGGCCCACCAGGCGGTGAGCCTGATCCACGAGGAAGCGCACGAGGATGCGAACATCATCTTCGGCTCGGTCGTGCAGGAGAACCTCGGCGACGAGATCCGCGTGACCGTGATCGCGACGGGCCTGTCGGACGGCAGCCGCCTGCGCCGCCAGGCCGCGATCGCCGAGAGCTTCGAGAACGTCACCCCGCTGCGCCTGCCGCTGCGCGACCAGGCGACGGCCGAGAGCCTCACGGAGGCGAGCATGCCGATCTCGCGAGGGATCGCGCTCGGCGCCAACGGCACGAACAACGAGTTCCTCTCGCCGTTCGAAGAGGAGTACGACGTGCCGACGTTCATCCGCAAGACGCGCGACACGGACTGA